A region of the Sodalis ligni genome:
TTTTCACCTTTACCGAGCGGCAAATCGACAGCCGCCTCCAGCCGGACATCAACGCTTTTTGCTCGGCCAACGACGGTTGGCTGCCCCTGGTCAGCACCATGAATATGACCAACGCCACCACGGCGTTCAGGCAACTGTTGAATAAATCGCTGGCGGAGTTTGAAACGGCCCTATCCGCCAGTTCTCCCGGCGCCGGCGGGATATCCTGCCTGCCTTATCTCAACGGCGCCCGATTGCCGAACCTGCCGGCGGCCAGCGCCAGCCTGACGGGCATTACCGGCCATAATCTTAATGCGGATAACCTGTTGCGTGCGGTGGTGGAAGGCGTCAGCTTCAATTTATGCAGGGGCATAGACATTTTATCCCGTTGCGACTTGCGCTTTACCCGTTTGGTGGTCATTGGCGGCGGTTCCAACAGCGAGGGGTGGCGGCAGATTATCGCCAATGTCAGCGGCCTGAGCGTGGTCAAGAGCCTGGTAACCGACGCCGGCGCCTTGGGAGGGGCATTGCAGGCGCACTGGTGCCATCTGAACCAGACGGTTTCCGGCGCCCGCCTTGGGGATATCTGTTCTTTGTCGATGCTGGTGGATGACTCAAGCATCGTTGAACCCCGGCCGGAAATGTATTCCCGCTATCGGGAACTGTACTTGGCTTATCATCAGCAAGTGGATAACTATAAAAGCCAATGGTCGTAAGTAAGATAATTTATTTTGAATGTAATACTCCGTAATAAAACGAAGGTAAAAAATTTTCTTTTCACCAGGGCTCGGGTAACATAGTTAAAATTATTGTTAAGGAATCATGCAAAATGCACCTGGTTGAAAGACGGAATGAAATTCTGCACTGCCTTAATAGCGCCGGAAGCGTGCAGGTGGCCGAACTTGCGCAAACCCTGGCAACGTCGGAAGTGACCATCCGCAATGATCTGAAGTATCTGGAACAGAAAGGGGCGCTGATCAGATTCCACGGCGGCGCCACGCTGCCGGAAAACGCCTTATCCTCGCGTTTGCCTCCTGCCCAGGCCGCGCCGACGACGGCCCAAACGGAACTGGTATTGGAAGACCGGGTGTCCATCGCCCGAGACCCGAAACGACGAATTGCCGTTCGCGCCGCCGGTCTGGTGAAACCGGGGGATTCCATTATTCTGGACAGCGGCAGCACCACGTTAAACGTGGCGGAAGAGCTGGCCAAGCGGGGCAGCATGACCGTACTGACCAACAATCTGCCCGCTGCGCTGGCATTGTCAGGCAATCAGGAGATCACGCTGGTGCTCTGCGGGGGCACCTTCCGCCATAAAACCCGTTCATTTCACGGTGCCCATACCGAAGCGGTGCTGCAAGGCGTCACCGCCAATATCTTGTTTATCGGCGCGGACGGTATTGATGCCCGTATCGGTATTTCAACTTTTAACGAGGGTTTCGCCATCAGCGGCGTGATGGCGAACGCGGCTAAAAAAGTGGTTGCGGTGCTGGATTCCAGCAAGTTCGGCCGTAACGGATTCAATCTGGTGCTGCCTATCGATAAAATTCACACCTTGATCACTGATGACGGAATCAATGACAAGGATCGAACCGACCTGGAACAGCAGGGCATTGAGGTCATCATCGTCTGATGATTTGCCCGGCCGGCCGCATCGGTCAGCTATTGCGTCATCCAGGACAGCATATTGATCAATAACTGCTTGTAGCCGGGCCAGTCCATAAAGCTTTGCGGCAGCCAGTGCGGGCTGATATCCGATGTCCACACCAGCGTACGCCCTTGCTGATAGCGGCCGGTCACCAGCAGCGGATGGCCGCCGGCGGCTTTTGGCAAGCGCGCCAGCACTTCGCTGCCGGGTTTGACGATCACTTCGTTTATCCCCAGCAATACCGGCCATTCGCCGGTAATATCACTGAACATGGCATGGCCTTGATACGCCGGCTCTATTTCCGGGCGGAATCCTTCGGGTATTTCGATCCGATCGTCATAGGGCAGACATTCCACCGGCAAGGCCTGTTCCACCGGGGTCCGATGCCAGCGCGCCTTGCCGTCGATGCCCTGGAAACTCAGATAGCCGCCGAACATGGCCAGGGCGCCTCCTTGGGCGGTCCAATCCCTTAACAGCGCCAGGCGATTGGCCACGGTTTTGCCGTTCAGCCAGACATCGGGGTGCAACAGCAGCGAATTGGCGCCGATATCCGACAGCAGGACGGCATCGTAAGCGCTGAGCCCCTCTGCGGTAAAAGGGAAATCTTCCACCGCCTGATGCGCAGGCAGATGGGTGATCTCAAACTCCGTGTCGGCCAGTGCGGCCATCAGACCTTTGGCCCCCGAGTGGAAGGTCACGCTGCCGAACTGATCGAAACCCTTGAAATGCGTTGCAGAGGTAACCCATGTTTCACCTACCAGCAGTACTTTTTTTCGACTCATTGTGAGGCCCTCCCCGAGCCGTAATAAAAAATTGGGTGTTATAGTGCTGTATTGATATGTCAGTCATCACTGTTATTGAACCGGTTCAATAAACAAAATTGTCATCTTAATGCTTTTTAATCAAGCAAAAAAAAAGATATTATCGAGATACAATGGTAAATTATTGAACCGTTTCAATTTCCATTTTATCCGCCAGGTTGCGGTGGTTCGGCGGCGGCGGTTGTGGAATACTGATAACCGAAGGGAAGCCATTGATTGTAGCGTACCGGGATATCCGGATTGAAAAGAGGCCACCGCATGACATCTGCCAAGTTATCGATCCGACAGGTCAGCCGGCGCTTTGGGGCGATGACGGCGCTGGCGCCCACCAGTCTTGACATCGCGCCGGGGGAGTTCGTCTGCGTGGTGGGGCCGTCCGGCTGCGGCAAAAGCACCTTGTTCAATCTTATTTCCGGGATTTTGCCCCCGGACAGCGGCGCGATTGTTCTTGACGGCAGGGATGTTACCGGCCGCACCGGCCATGTGGGATATATGCTGCAAAAGGATCTGCTGCTGCCCTGGATGACGGTTATCGACAATATCGTGCTCGGCGCCATCCTTAACGGCGGCGCCGGCCGGGCGCAGCGGGCGGCCGGGGTAGCGCTGGCGGAACGCTACGGCCTCGGGGAGTTTATCAATCACTATCCGGCGGCACTGTCCGGCGGAATGCGGCAGCGGGTGGCGCTGATGCGCACCCTGGCCATGGAGCATGACGTCATGCTGCTGGACGAACCCTTCGGCGCGCTGGATTCGCAAACCCGTTTGTCCATGCAGCAGTGGCTGTTGACCGTCTGGACCGAGCAGCACCGGACGGTGATTTTCGTCACCCATGATATCGACGAAGCGGTTTACCTGGCGGACCGGGTGGTGGTAATGACGCCCCGTCCCGGCCGTATCCAGGAAATCTTTACCGTGAATATTCCCCGGCCGCGGCCTTTGTCCTGTCTGACCGGGGAGGAATTCATCCGGTTGAAGCGCCGGATATTGAGCCTGATTTACAGCGAGACTCCCCAACAGGACGTTCATGCCGATGAAACACCTTCGTAAATTGTTGTTACCCCTGCTGGGGCCCCTGGCGGCGTTACTGCTGGTGCTGCTGGCATGGGACCTGGCGGTGCGTTATTACCATATTCCCCCCTATGTCCTGCCTTCGCCGGAAATGACCTGGCGCCATGTGCTGTCGGACTGGGCGGTATTATGGATTGGTTTTCAAAGTACGTTTACCACCTTCTTGCTGGGTTTTGTTCTCGGCGCCGGCGCCGGGTTCCTGTTTGCGGTGGCCATGGATTCCACCCGCTGGATTCGCAGCGTGCTCTATCCGATTCTCATTGCCAGCCAGGCGGTGCCGGTGATCGCCATCTCCGCCGCGCTGACCATCTGGCTGGGGTTCGGCCTGGCGCCCAAGCTGGTTATCGTGGCGCTGGTGGTGTTTTTCCCGGTGGTGGTGAACGTGCTGGACGGCCTGAACTCCGTTGATGGCGATATGCTGAACCTGGTGAGGTCCATGGGCGGCTCCCGCTGGAGCATCTTCCGCTATGTCAAACTGCCGGCCACCTATACGCCGCTGTTTTCCGCCCTGAAACTGTCCGCCACGTTCAGCGTGACCGGCGCGGTGATCGGCGAATGGACCGCCTCCACCAGCGGCGGCCTTGGCGCTTATCTGCTGCAGGCCAACTCGCGGTTGAACACCGCCGGGACCTTTTCCGCCATCGGTTTCCTGGCCTTATTGGGCGTGCTCAGTTTCCTGCTGGTGATTGTGCTGGAGTATCTGGTCACTCCATGGCGCACTTCGTCCAAGGCCCGCCGCTGGTCGCGGCGCTACTGGCGCCGTTCCCCCTAACCCGCACAGGCTTGATCAAGCATGGAAAACAGCATCAAATCCGCCCGGCCGGTTCGGCCCACCATTCGTGATGTGGCGCGGCTGGCCGGGGTTTCAATCGGCACCGTCAGCGCCGTGATCAACAATAGCGCCCGGCCGGTGGCGGAGGATACCCGCCGCCACGTCCTGCGCTGCATCGCCGAACTGAACTTCGAACCGAACAGCGCCGCCAGGAGCCTTAAGCATCAACGCATCTCATCCATCGGTTTTGTCGTGCCGGATTTGGGCAATGCGTTTTTCGTCGATGTCGCCCAGGGCATCCAGAGCGTGCTGGATACCGTCGATTGCCTGCTGGTGTTGTGTCTGACCTGGTCGGATACCCGGCGGGAGGAGTATTACGCCCAGGTGTTGCGCACCCAGCGGCTGAACGGAGTGATTTATCTCTCCGGCACCGGCTTGCCCAGTCCGTCGCTTACCGCCTTGGCGACAAAGGGGTCGGTGGTGTTTGTGGATGAATATCTGCCCGGCATGGTGTCCGGCATAGCCCCCGGGATAGAAGTGCCGTTTATCAGTTCGCAAAATCTTATCGGCGCCCGTACCCTGGGACAATATGTCCTGGCCAGGCACCACCGTCGCCTGGCGCTGGTAAGCGGTCCGCGAGGGTTATGGACCAGTGAGCAGCGCCAGGCGGGATTTCGCGAGGCCCTTGCCGGTGCCGGCATCCCGCCGGACAGCGTGCCGGTGATACGCGGCGATTACACCGAGCAGGCAGGCCGCCGGGCGGCGGACGAGATCCTGGCCCTGTCGGCGCGCCCCACGGCGGTGCTGTGCGCCAACGATCTGATGGCCATTGGTTTTATTCGCCGCTGCCTGGAGCTGCACGTACGGGTGCCGGAGGATATCAGCGTTACCGGTTTCGACGATATTCCCGAAGCGCGGCTGCTTCACCCCGAACTGACCACCGTGCGCCAGCCGGGGCGGGACATGGGCCGCGCCGCGGCGACCCTGCTGCTGCAGCGCATGGGCGCCGTCACCGACGGTCCGGCGCAAAAAGATTTTCCCACCGAGCTTTGTATCCGCCGTTCGGTGGGTTTATCGCCACCTGACGATGTTGTGCCGGGGTAAATCCCCTAGGCACTGTGGGTTCACACCGGCCGGTGGATTTCTTGCCACTGCCAATCCCGCACTTCCGGCAGGTCGTCGCCGTGTTCCCGCACATAATGATAATGCTCATCCAGCTTGGCACGGAACAGGGCCAGGGCGGCGGCGGCCGGTTGTTGCGCTTTCAGCCCCGGCACCCGCTCAATGGCGGAGATGGCCAGGTGAAATCTGTCCAGCTGATTAAGCACTGCCATATCAAACGGCGTAGTGGTGGTGCCTTCTTCCATGAAACCATGTACGTGGATATTGTCATGGTTTTTGCGTTGATAGGTCAGGCGATGGATCAGGACCGGATAACCGTGAAAAGCGAATATCACCGGCCGGTCGGGGGTAAACAGCGCATCGAAGACGTTATCGGGGCGGCCGTGGGGATGGCTTTCCGGTGATTGCAGCGCCAGCAGGTCCACCACGTTGACCACCCGGATGCGCAGGGCCGGCACATGGCGGCGCAGCAGTTCCACCGCCGCCAGCGTTTCCATGGTGGGGACATCCCCGGCGCAGGCCATCACCACATCCGGCGGCGTGCGGCCGCCTTCGTTGCCCGCCCAGCGCCAGATGCCCATGCCCGACTCGCAGTGCTTGACCGCTTCATCCAGAGGCAGCCACTGCGGTTCCGGCTGTTTGCCCGCCACAATGACATTGATGCGATCGTAGGTGTTCAGACAGTGATCGCCCACCCACAGCAGGGTATTGGCGTCCGGCGGAAGATAAATGCGCACGATATCGGCTTTCTTGTTGGCCACCAGATCCATAAATCCCGGATCCTGGTGGCTGTACCCGTTGTGATCCTGCCGCCAGACATGGGACGACAAGAGATAATTCAGGGACGATATGGGCCGGCGCCATGGCAAAGCACGGGATACCTTCAGCCACTTGGCATGCTGGTTGAACATGGAGTCGACGATATGGATAAAGGCTTCATAACAGGTAAACACGCCGTGGCGACCGGTAAGCAGATAGCCCTCCAGCCAGCCCTGGCAAAGATGCTCGCTCAGGACTTCCATCACGCGGCCGTCCGTTGCCAACTGCTCGTCGTAAGGTTTTACCTCCTCCATCCAAACCCGATCGGTGGCTTCAAAAACCGCGCTCAGCCGGTTTGACGCCGTCTCGTCCGGGCCGAACAGGCGAAAATTGGCGTTATCCGCATTCAGCCTGAAAATATCCCGCAAATATTCACTGAAAATTTTGGTGGATTCCGCCTGGCTTCCACCCCGCCGGCTTACCGCCACCTGATAGTCGCCGATGGCCGGCGTGCGCAGGGCCTTGCGCAGCAGTCCCCCGTTGGCATGAGGATTAGCCCCCATGCGCCGGACGCCGGCGGGGGCCAACTGACGCAGGTCGTCCTTCAGCCTGCCCTCGGCGTCGAACAGTTCTTCAGGGTGATAACTGCGCAGCCAGCCCTCCAGTATTTTCCGGTGGGCGTCGTTCTCGCGGCAGCCCGCCACCGGAACCTGGTGGGCGCGCCAGAAGCCTTCTACTTTTTTGCCGTCCACTTCTTTCGGGCCGGTCCAGCCTTTCGGGCTGCGAAATACGATCAGCGGCCAATGGGGCACCTCATGCTTCGGCGCACCGCCGGCGGCGGCATCCCGTTGTATTTCGTGGATAGCGTCGAAGGCCAGATCAAAAGCGGCAATCATTTTACGGTGCATATCCAGGGGTTCATCCCCTTCGACAAAAATCGTCTGATAGCCATAACCCCCGAACAGTTGTCGCAGGTCGCCATCGCTGCAACGCGCCAGCAGGGTGGGGTTGGCTATTTTGTAGCCGTTGAGGTGCAGAATGGGCAGCACGGCGCCGTCGCGGGCCGGATTAATGAATTTGTTGGCGTGCCAGCTGGCGGCCAACGGGCCGGTTTCCGCTTCACCGTCGCCGATAACACAGGCGGCGATTAGGCTTGGGTTATCGAACACCGCGCCGTAGGCGTGCACCAGAGAGTAGCCCAGTTCTCCGCCTTCATTGATGGAACCGGGCGTTTCCGCCGCCGCGTGGCTCGGGATGCCGCCCGGGAACGAAAATTGCCGGAACAGTTTGCGCATCCCCTCGGCGTCTGCACCGACGGCCGGATAAATTTCGCTATAGGTGCCCTCAAGCCAGGTATTGGCTACCATCCCGGGCCCGCCGTGCCCCGGACCACAAATAAAGATAATTTCCGCATCGCGATTGCGGATAATGCGATTGAGATGGGTATAGATAAAATTGAGTCCGGGCGTAGTACCCCAGTGGCCGAGCAGGCGAGGCTTGATATGTTCGCGCAGCAGCGGCCGGCGGAGCAGGGGATTGTCCATCAGATAGATTTCTCCCCCAAACAGATAATGGGCCGACCGCCAATAGCGATCCATAAGCGCCAGTTCTCGGGCATCGGGGTGGAGGAACGGTTTCTGCGGCGGTGGTATGCATCGGAGCCTCCTCGGCAGACTTGATAAGACATAGCTCAAGTCTAGACCGGTATCTTCCGCTATGCCTGGGGGAGGGCGCGCGGGCGGGCAGTCAGTGATGAATCAGGGAAGCGTTCCGCAGGAAGAACGGATAATCAGTTCGCCGCGGAGCTGCAAATGGCGGGGGGCCGTCTGAGGAAACTGTAGACGGTTAAGCATCAGGAAAATGGCGTTTTCCGCGATATCGCCGAAGGGTTGTTTATAGGTGGTCAGGGGGATGCCGAGCAAAGCCGAATATTCATTATCATCAAAGCCGACAACGTTCACTTTGCGGTTGATTTGAGTGCAGACTGATAACAGCTTCATGGCGGTGAAATCGTTGGCGCAAACAATATCGGTGGCGCCGGAATCGAGTATACGGTTAATAAACTTTTTATCCCCCACGGCGCCCTCATGCACCCACTCCGCTACGGCGGGCAGTGAGGCTTCCAGCAATGCCAGCCTATATCCCATAATGCGCATGGAAACCGTATGAGCCGAGTAGTTTTCACAAAGAAAATCAACGCGCCGCGTTTTATTTTGCAGCAAATGGCGCGTCACTTCATAACCGGCGGCAATATTGTCGATACCCACCAGGTCGTAGGCGCTTTTATCCGGATAAGCGGCAAAATCGCTGTCCACCAGGACCACCTTGATATTGTATTGCGATAATTTATGCAGAATCAGGTTGTTGATCTCATCCGCAAAGGGGTGAAATTCTATGGGAATAAAAAATATTCCGTGCACGTTATTTTTGATATAGCGATCGATGATTTTTTCAATGATCTCGATGATTTTTTGTTTACTGGCCTCCGATCCCATGGTGACCACACCGTTCCAGACCAGGGAAAAATTGAATTGCTGCGATAATGACGCCATGGACTTGAAAATTTGCTCGAAGAGAAAGCCGCTTTCATTGGCCTCAAGGCGAGGAGATAATATACCAAGGATCAGTTCTTGCGGCGCAAGGGGAGATTCCTTACGCTGAACACAGACATAATGGCCTGAGCCTTGAGTACTGCTGATCAATCCCAGTTCTCTTAATTTAGCCAAGGCTTTGGATATTGTGGGCCGGGAGACGGAAAACTCATCACATAAAATTTTTCCGATGGTAAACGTTGATCTTCTTCGTAGATCCCATCAAGGATACGCTGTTTTATCGTCAAGAATACCGCGTCAAGTTTACCTCTTTTGCCATGATGATTTTTTCGCCCATTCTAAAAGTAATTAAGCAATTCAAAATTATCCGTGGGCCGGGAAATAACACCGACACGAAATAACCAGCACCCGACAATATTTTAAAACACCATAAATGATAAAAGTTGTAAAATCAAGCGCGTTATTTGGTCAAGATTTATACCGTCCGAGGCCGCTGCCGCCATTGGGATTATCGTGCAGGAGATAAAATAAACCCCTACCGAGCACACTAAATAAAGATTTTTTCTTTATCACGAGTGGCGTCACAATCTTAATCCCTCGCCCTTACGGTATTTACTTCAATGAATTGATCCCAGCGGCGATTCTGCCCCATCAGACAACCTTTGGCAAGTCGCTGCCAAGCGGCAACGCGTCCCGGAGTCCTCTTCCCGATGGGGGAGTTTAGACGGTTTTTTTTTTAACCCTGCGGCGTTACAACAGCGCTGCTGTGGAGATACTGGAGGGGCCGTGATTCTTTCGGATAATTAATGTGAGTGCGATCACTTTAATGACAAAATGGTGCTTTTTTTTAACAAATTTGCAAAAAAAATGTGATCGGTATCGATAGTTACGCTACAAATTTATCGTATGTTGTATGCACATATCAACTAAATTAATTTACAAATTTTTTGATATGTAAAAGTAAATCATCAATGCCGATTAAACTAAAACTGAGGATTTTTTTGATGTACACCTACAAGAACCTCGTTGAACAGGTAATAGCTGAAAACAAAACGACGCTGCTGGCGGTTGATGAAAATGAAATTAGCCAGTTGATGGATGAAATATGTAAAGCAAAAACGATTCAGTTGTATGCTATGGGTAGAATGCAACTTTCCGTTCGCGCTTTTGCCATGCGGCTGAAGCATATGGGATTCGACAGTTATGTGGTTTATGACACCACCACCCCCTGCATCGGGGAGGGGACCTGCTTATCGTCCACTGCGGGGTCACCAATGTCGAACTCAATATCATCAAACTGGCTAAGGAAGCCGGCGCCCGCATCGCTTTGCTCACCGCGCATCCGGAAAACGAACATGGCGGTTATGCCGATTTAACGGTGCGGGTACCGGGCCAGATTTTTGGCGGCGCTGAGGAAGTGGCATCCATTCAGCCCATGTCGTCCCTGCTGGAACAATCGCTCTTTTTGTTTGTTGATATTATTACCATGCTGTTGATTGAAAAAACCGGTATTTCCCTCGACGAGATGAAAAAGCGCCATACCAATCTTGAAGGGTTGCCGCATAAATTTGCCTAACGTTGATTTTATTTAGCCAAAAGGCCCGATTATGAAAGATGGTGACATAATACAAATCGCACATCTGGTATCCAATCTGGATGATGCAATTGAGCATTATTATCATGTATGTAATATCGGTCCATGGGATATATATACCTATGGACCCCACAACATTAAAAATTCACTTTATCGCGGTAAGCCGGCGGAGCATGTTTATAAAATCGCCGTATGCTGGGTGAACGGTGTTCAAATGGAATTAATGCAGCCTGTAAGCGGATATAGCATCTATGATGAGTATATCGAAAAGCATGGTTACGGTTTGCATCATTTGAAGCTTTATTTTAAAGATTGCCGGCAGGCGATAGCCGATTATGAAAAACGCGGCTACCAGGTGGTGCAAAGCGGCAATATCGGTGACGATGTTTTTTATTATCTTGATACCGAAGAGCGGTTCCAGGGCGCGGTGATCGAATTAGGCAACGCCGGTGCCATACCTGAACCGGAAAGCCGGTATCCCGCCTGATATACCCGTCGCTTGAAACTCGTAGTATTGAGGATAAAGAGCATATTGTCAGTCATGAGGAATAAACATGAAAAAACTCAACGCAGTTGCGCTGTGCCTGCTGCTTGGCGCCGCCATCAATACCTATCCTATGATCGCCAACGCCGCGGGCGAGCAGCAATTAACGATGGTCGGTATTCCGAAATTACGTTCCGCCTGGTTCAACGACTATGAAAAAGGGTTAAAAAGCCGGCAAGGATTTCGGCGTCAATGTTTACCAGCAGGCGCCCGCGTCCCCGGATGAAGCGCAACAGGTCCGTATTATTGAAGACTCCATCAGCCAGGGGGTTAACGCGGTGCTGGTGGTGCCGAATAACGCCAGCTCCTGTGAGCCGGTTTTCGCCCGCGCCCATGATAAAGGCATCGTGGTCATTACCCATGAGTCGGTGAACCAGCCTAACGCCGATTTTGACGTGGAAATGATCGAAAACGAAAAATTCGGCAAATACATGCTGGATCAGTTCGCCCAGCATGTGAACGGCAGCGGGGAATACGCCATTTATGTCGGTTCGTTAACGGTGCCCGCCCACAATATCTGGGCGGATGCGGCGATAAAAGAAGCGAAGGCGAAATACCCCAATCTGAAGCTGGTGGCCGAGCGTTTCCCCGTCAGTGAGGATCGCAACGCCTCGCGTCAGAAGACCCTGGAACTGCTCTCCACCTATCCTGATCTGAAAGGCGTAATTTCATTCGGCAGCCAAGGTGGGCCGGGGGCGGCGCAGGCGCTGCGGGAGAAGGGCCTGGTGGGTAAATTGACCGTCATGGGCACCACCTCGCCGAAAGAAGGTGCGTCATTCCTGAAAGACGGTTCGCTGACCGAGCTGATTCTGTGGAGCCCGGGCGATGCCGCGTATTCCATGACCTATATCGCCAAAATGATCGCTGAAGGCAAACGCGATCAGATTAAAAACGGACTGGAAATCCCCGGCATCGGCAAACCGGATATCAACGGCAAAAACATTATTTTTGATAAACCGCTCACCGTGACCAAAGACAACTACAGCAAATACGATTTTTAATCGGACGCCTGGACAGGGGCGGACTGCGCCGTGCCCCTGTCTGCCGCCGGAGGACCCTACAATGCAATTTCTTGCCGCTGAACATATTACCAAGACCTTTGACGGGGTAACCGCCCTGAATGATGTCAGTTTCGACATCAATGTCGGGGAAATTCATGGATTGGTGGGTGAAAACGGCTGCGGCAAATCCACCTTGATGAAAATCATCGCCGGCGTGCTGGATTTCCATCGCGGCACCCTGCGGATCAACGGCCGCCAAATGGATAAATATTCCGCCATTGAAGCGGTAAAGCAAGGTATCGGCATCATCTATCAGGATCTGTCGCT
Encoded here:
- a CDS encoding DeoR/GlpR family DNA-binding transcription regulator; this translates as MHLVERRNEILHCLNSAGSVQVAELAQTLATSEVTIRNDLKYLEQKGALIRFHGGATLPENALSSRLPPAQAAPTTAQTELVLEDRVSIARDPKRRIAVRAAGLVKPGDSIILDSGSTTLNVAEELAKRGSMTVLTNNLPAALALSGNQEITLVLCGGTFRHKTRSFHGAHTEAVLQGVTANILFIGADGIDARIGISTFNEGFAISGVMANAAKKVVAVLDSSKFGRNGFNLVLPIDKIHTLITDDGINDKDRTDLEQQGIEVIIV
- a CDS encoding glutamine amidotransferase — protein: MSRKKVLLVGETWVTSATHFKGFDQFGSVTFHSGAKGLMAALADTEFEITHLPAHQAVEDFPFTAEGLSAYDAVLLSDIGANSLLLHPDVWLNGKTVANRLALLRDWTAQGGALAMFGGYLSFQGIDGKARWHRTPVEQALPVECLPYDDRIEIPEGFRPEIEPAYQGHAMFSDITGEWPVLLGINEVIVKPGSEVLARLPKAAGGHPLLVTGRYQQGRTLVWTSDISPHWLPQSFMDWPGYKQLLINMLSWMTQ
- a CDS encoding ABC transporter ATP-binding protein, whose translation is MTSAKLSIRQVSRRFGAMTALAPTSLDIAPGEFVCVVGPSGCGKSTLFNLISGILPPDSGAIVLDGRDVTGRTGHVGYMLQKDLLLPWMTVIDNIVLGAILNGGAGRAQRAAGVALAERYGLGEFINHYPAALSGGMRQRVALMRTLAMEHDVMLLDEPFGALDSQTRLSMQQWLLTVWTEQHRTVIFVTHDIDEAVYLADRVVVMTPRPGRIQEIFTVNIPRPRPLSCLTGEEFIRLKRRILSLIYSETPQQDVHADETPS
- a CDS encoding ABC transporter permease; the protein is MKHLRKLLLPLLGPLAALLLVLLAWDLAVRYYHIPPYVLPSPEMTWRHVLSDWAVLWIGFQSTFTTFLLGFVLGAGAGFLFAVAMDSTRWIRSVLYPILIASQAVPVIAISAALTIWLGFGLAPKLVIVALVVFFPVVVNVLDGLNSVDGDMLNLVRSMGGSRWSIFRYVKLPATYTPLFSALKLSATFSVTGAVIGEWTASTSGGLGAYLLQANSRLNTAGTFSAIGFLALLGVLSFLLVIVLEYLVTPWRTSSKARRWSRRYWRRSP
- a CDS encoding LacI family DNA-binding transcriptional regulator — protein: MENSIKSARPVRPTIRDVARLAGVSIGTVSAVINNSARPVAEDTRRHVLRCIAELNFEPNSAARSLKHQRISSIGFVVPDLGNAFFVDVAQGIQSVLDTVDCLLVLCLTWSDTRREEYYAQVLRTQRLNGVIYLSGTGLPSPSLTALATKGSVVFVDEYLPGMVSGIAPGIEVPFISSQNLIGARTLGQYVLARHHRRLALVSGPRGLWTSEQRQAGFREALAGAGIPPDSVPVIRGDYTEQAGRRAADEILALSARPTAVLCANDLMAIGFIRRCLELHVRVPEDISVTGFDDIPEARLLHPELTTVRQPGRDMGRAAATLLLQRMGAVTDGPAQKDFPTELCIRRSVGLSPPDDVVPG
- a CDS encoding phosphoketolase, translated to MDRYWRSAHYLFGGEIYLMDNPLLRRPLLREHIKPRLLGHWGTTPGLNFIYTHLNRIIRNRDAEIIFICGPGHGGPGMVANTWLEGTYSEIYPAVGADAEGMRKLFRQFSFPGGIPSHAAAETPGSINEGGELGYSLVHAYGAVFDNPSLIAACVIGDGEAETGPLAASWHANKFINPARDGAVLPILHLNGYKIANPTLLARCSDGDLRQLFGGYGYQTIFVEGDEPLDMHRKMIAAFDLAFDAIHEIQRDAAAGGAPKHEVPHWPLIVFRSPKGWTGPKEVDGKKVEGFWRAHQVPVAGCRENDAHRKILEGWLRSYHPEELFDAEGRLKDDLRQLAPAGVRRMGANPHANGGLLRKALRTPAIGDYQVAVSRRGGSQAESTKIFSEYLRDIFRLNADNANFRLFGPDETASNRLSAVFEATDRVWMEEVKPYDEQLATDGRVMEVLSEHLCQGWLEGYLLTGRHGVFTCYEAFIHIVDSMFNQHAKWLKVSRALPWRRPISSLNYLLSSHVWRQDHNGYSHQDPGFMDLVANKKADIVRIYLPPDANTLLWVGDHCLNTYDRINVIVAGKQPEPQWLPLDEAVKHCESGMGIWRWAGNEGGRTPPDVVMACAGDVPTMETLAAVELLRRHVPALRIRVVNVVDLLALQSPESHPHGRPDNVFDALFTPDRPVIFAFHGYPVLIHRLTYQRKNHDNIHVHGFMEEGTTTTPFDMAVLNQLDRFHLAISAIERVPGLKAQQPAAAALALFRAKLDEHYHYVREHGDDLPEVRDWQWQEIHRPV
- a CDS encoding LacI family DNA-binding transcriptional regulator, producing the protein MISSTQGSGHYVCVQRKESPLAPQELILGILSPRLEANESGFLFEQIFKSMASLSQQFNFSLVWNGVVTMGSEASKQKIIEIIEKIIDRYIKNNVHGIFFIPIEFHPFADEINNLILHKLSQYNIKVVLVDSDFAAYPDKSAYDLVGIDNIAAGYEVTRHLLQNKTRRVDFLCENYSAHTVSMRIMGYRLALLEASLPAVAEWVHEGAVGDKKFINRILDSGATDIVCANDFTAMKLLSVCTQINRKVNVVGFDDNEYSALLGIPLTTYKQPFGDIAENAIFLMLNRLQFPQTAPRHLQLRGELIIRSSCGTLP
- a CDS encoding VOC family protein, yielding MKDGDIIQIAHLVSNLDDAIEHYYHVCNIGPWDIYTYGPHNIKNSLYRGKPAEHVYKIAVCWVNGVQMELMQPVSGYSIYDEYIEKHGYGLHHLKLYFKDCRQAIADYEKRGYQVVQSGNIGDDVFYYLDTEERFQGAVIELGNAGAIPEPESRYPA